From the genome of Flavobacterium luteolum, one region includes:
- a CDS encoding glycoside hydrolase family 3 N-terminal domain-containing protein: MKNPFIKISLYAAFIFLITNCASKKNNGAADDKKNIPLKDTVVYVPKNTSDKKTFFKDSDKETAWVDSIYNKMTVQEKIGQLFMISAYSNKDSVHVNQISKLIEDYKIGNVIFFQGGPVRQAKLTNLYQSKAKVPLMIGIDAEWGLAMRLDSTYRYPWNMTLGAIQDLSLIENVGRNMAAENKRIGVHFNFAPVLDINTNPKNPIIGNRSFGEDKVNVTEKALALMKGIQGNGVFCTGKHFPGHGDTSTDSHHALPTVNFSKERMELVELYPYKKLFDEGLASVMVAHLNIPSLESQPNCPSSASYNVVTNLLQKELGFNGLIFTDGLAMKGAANFKGPGDLEIAVILAGNDILLCPENVPVAFQKLEEAYNTQVITEERLAHSVKKILHFKYKAGLNKYKPIDLNNLYNDLNPSQNDALHYKLYENAITVLKNEKEILPIKDLSEKIAYIKLGEDTNSTFVSTLKKYTNITEVKDTNLDSLNKELKKFDKVIISYHKVNKAWEKQEFTLQEMLWLKEIAKHNKVILDIFAKPYSLLSINNFDDIEGLVVSYQNSDISQVVSAGLLFGAIEAKGKLPVSINDAFHVNDGLTTEKLNRLAFTAPENVNMNPAILSKIDAVAQKAIDGKMAPGMQVLVARKGNVIFQKSYGAQTYDYGKKVTDSDLYDVASISKMISTLPNVMQLYDKNKVELDTKLKDMLPFFAKTNKENIIFKDLLNHYAGLQAWIPFYKATLDSNNQPSEKYYRKAAENGFTTKVADNLYIRNDYHDTIMKIIAESPVALKKEYKYSDFTFIILKEYLERKTHKKLEELSQENFYSTLGMTNTLYNPLDKFDKSNIAPTEIDNYFRHQVIQGYVHDMAAAMEGGVAGHAGIFSNAMDVAKMMQLYLQKGNYGGIQYFSPQTFDAFNTCYYKNQGVLRGLGFDKRVHKGGPTCDCVSEASFGHTGFTGNLAWADPETEIVYVFLSNRTYPEVVNDENKLAKGKIREEIQQIIQDAIIK; the protein is encoded by the coding sequence ATGAAAAATCCATTTATAAAAATCAGTTTATACGCCGCTTTTATATTTTTAATTACCAATTGCGCATCCAAAAAAAATAATGGTGCAGCAGATGATAAAAAGAATATCCCTTTAAAAGACACTGTTGTTTACGTACCAAAAAACACTTCAGACAAAAAAACTTTCTTTAAAGATTCTGATAAAGAAACGGCTTGGGTTGATAGTATTTATAACAAAATGACGGTACAGGAAAAAATCGGGCAATTGTTTATGATTTCTGCCTATTCAAACAAAGATTCTGTACATGTTAATCAGATTAGTAAACTGATTGAAGATTATAAAATAGGAAACGTTATTTTCTTTCAGGGTGGACCAGTTCGTCAAGCGAAATTAACCAACTTATATCAGTCAAAAGCAAAAGTTCCTTTAATGATCGGGATCGATGCCGAATGGGGATTAGCCATGAGATTAGATTCAACGTATCGTTATCCTTGGAATATGACTTTGGGCGCTATTCAAGATTTAAGTTTAATTGAAAATGTGGGAAGAAATATGGCAGCCGAAAACAAACGAATCGGCGTTCATTTCAATTTTGCACCAGTTTTAGATATCAATACCAATCCGAAAAACCCAATTATTGGAAACCGTTCTTTTGGTGAAGATAAGGTCAATGTAACCGAAAAAGCTCTTGCTTTAATGAAAGGAATACAAGGAAATGGCGTTTTCTGTACCGGAAAACACTTTCCTGGACATGGTGATACTTCAACCGATTCGCACCACGCCTTGCCTACCGTTAATTTTTCTAAAGAACGAATGGAATTGGTCGAACTTTATCCGTACAAAAAATTATTCGACGAAGGTTTAGCTTCTGTAATGGTAGCGCATCTTAATATTCCAAGCTTAGAATCACAGCCAAATTGTCCTTCTTCTGCTTCCTATAATGTGGTAACCAATCTGCTTCAAAAAGAATTAGGTTTTAATGGCTTAATTTTTACAGACGGTTTGGCTATGAAAGGTGCAGCTAATTTTAAAGGTCCTGGAGATCTAGAAATCGCTGTTATTTTAGCAGGAAACGATATTTTACTTTGTCCAGAAAATGTACCCGTTGCTTTTCAGAAATTGGAAGAGGCTTACAATACGCAAGTAATTACAGAAGAACGATTGGCACATTCGGTTAAAAAAATTCTTCATTTTAAATACAAAGCAGGATTAAATAAATACAAACCGATTGATTTAAATAATTTGTATAATGATTTGAATCCGTCACAAAATGATGCTTTACATTATAAACTATATGAAAATGCGATTACAGTTTTAAAAAACGAAAAAGAAATTCTTCCAATAAAAGATTTAAGCGAAAAAATCGCCTATATAAAATTGGGTGAAGACACCAATAGCACTTTCGTTTCGACCTTAAAAAAATACACTAATATTACAGAAGTCAAAGACACCAATCTTGACAGTCTGAATAAAGAATTGAAAAAATTTGACAAGGTAATTATCAGTTATCATAAAGTAAATAAAGCTTGGGAAAAACAAGAATTCACATTACAAGAAATGCTTTGGTTGAAAGAAATTGCAAAACACAACAAAGTAATTCTAGACATTTTTGCAAAACCTTATTCGTTATTATCTATTAATAATTTTGATGATATTGAAGGATTGGTAGTTTCCTATCAAAACTCAGATATTAGTCAGGTTGTTTCGGCAGGATTACTTTTTGGTGCCATCGAAGCCAAAGGAAAATTGCCTGTTTCTATAAATGATGCTTTCCATGTAAATGATGGTTTGACTACCGAAAAACTAAATCGTCTGGCTTTTACAGCTCCAGAAAATGTAAATATGAATCCGGCAATTCTGTCCAAAATCGATGCTGTGGCACAAAAAGCAATTGATGGTAAAATGGCACCAGGAATGCAGGTTTTAGTGGCCAGAAAAGGAAATGTTATTTTTCAGAAATCATACGGAGCGCAAACTTATGATTACGGAAAAAAAGTAACTGATTCGGATTTATACGATGTAGCTTCAATTTCAAAAATGATTTCGACATTGCCAAATGTGATGCAATTGTACGATAAAAATAAAGTAGAGCTGGATACCAAATTGAAAGACATGCTGCCGTTTTTTGCTAAAACAAACAAAGAAAACATCATTTTCAAAGATCTGTTAAATCATTACGCAGGACTTCAGGCTTGGATTCCGTTTTACAAAGCAACTTTAGACAGCAACAATCAGCCTTCTGAAAAATACTATCGAAAAGCAGCAGAAAACGGTTTTACAACAAAAGTAGCCGACAATCTTTATATTCGAAATGATTATCATGATACGATTATGAAAATCATTGCTGAAAGTCCTGTAGCGCTAAAAAAAGAATACAAATACAGCGATTTTACTTTTATCATTTTAAAAGAATATTTAGAAAGAAAAACACATAAAAAATTAGAAGAGCTGAGCCAAGAAAATTTCTACAGTACACTAGGAATGACCAATACGCTTTATAATCCATTAGACAAATTTGACAAAAGCAATATTGCACCAACCGAAATTGACAACTATTTCAGACATCAGGTTATTCAAGGTTATGTACACGACATGGCGGCCGCAATGGAAGGCGGAGTCGCAGGTCATGCAGGAATATTTTCTAATGCGATGGATGTAGCCAAAATGATGCAGCTTTATCTTCAAAAAGGAAATTATGGCGGAATTCAATACTTTTCTCCACAGACTTTTGATGCTTTTAATACGTGCTATTACAAAAATCAAGGCGTCCTGAGAGGTTTAGGATTTGATAAAAGAGTACACAAAGGCGGACCAACTTGCGACTGTGTTTCTGAAGCCAGTTTTGGCCACACAGGTTTTACAGGCAACTTGGCTTGGGCAGATCCAGAAACCGAAATTGTGTATGTATTTCTATCCAACAGAACGTATCCAGAAGTAGTAAATGACGAAAATAAATTAGCCAAAGGAAAAATCAGAGAAGAAATCCAGCAGATCATTCAAGACGCTATCATAAAATAA
- a CDS encoding acyltransferase family protein, with amino-acid sequence MTKERLTSLDVFRGFTILLMTIVNNPGSWSSIYPPLEHAEWHGCTPTDLVFPFFVFIMGTAIPFAMPVKHFDGSVFNKILVRSLRIFCLGLFLSVFSRIHLFGLEGIPLLGLRLVIAFAVAYALLGNFSMKVKTILAVGVFLILISLSFSGLEHFEDTRIPGVLQRIAIVYFFTSILYLKTNLKTQLLVLAILLIGYWLVMAFVPVPGFGPANFDKGTNLAAWIDDTLLNGHLWASSKTWDPEGILSTLPAIGTGILGMYIGQLLNLSVDKMEIVKKTAIAGTGLVIGGLIWNIFFPINKSLWTSSYVLYTAGIATLCLTLLYYIIDIQGHKKWTKLFLIWGVNPMIVFFFSGIIPRVLSGIKVADPEKAGEEIGLQAYIYNHGIVPCFENPLNASLAYALSYAVFWSFILWIFYKKKLIFKV; translated from the coding sequence ATGACAAAAGAACGTTTAACCTCACTCGATGTCTTTAGAGGATTTACTATTCTCTTAATGACGATTGTCAATAATCCGGGAAGCTGGTCATCTATTTACCCGCCTTTGGAACATGCTGAATGGCATGGCTGTACGCCTACTGACTTAGTTTTCCCGTTTTTTGTTTTTATTATGGGAACGGCTATTCCGTTTGCAATGCCTGTAAAACATTTTGACGGAAGTGTTTTCAATAAAATTTTAGTCCGTTCTCTGCGAATCTTCTGTTTAGGATTATTTTTAAGTGTTTTCAGCAGAATCCATTTATTTGGCTTGGAAGGAATTCCGTTATTAGGATTAAGATTGGTAATTGCTTTTGCCGTTGCTTATGCCCTTTTAGGAAACTTTTCAATGAAAGTCAAAACCATTCTTGCAGTTGGAGTATTTCTAATTCTTATCTCATTATCATTTAGCGGACTTGAACATTTTGAAGACACCAGAATCCCTGGCGTTTTACAGCGAATTGCGATTGTGTATTTCTTTACTTCTATTTTGTATTTAAAAACTAATTTAAAAACACAGCTTTTAGTTTTAGCCATACTTTTAATTGGATATTGGCTTGTAATGGCTTTTGTTCCCGTTCCTGGATTTGGTCCTGCCAATTTCGACAAAGGAACCAATCTTGCCGCTTGGATAGACGATACACTTCTAAACGGACATTTATGGGCTTCATCTAAAACTTGGGATCCAGAAGGAATCTTAAGCACTTTACCAGCCATTGGAACTGGAATTTTAGGAATGTACATTGGTCAGCTGTTAAATTTATCTGTCGATAAAATGGAAATCGTAAAAAAGACCGCCATTGCAGGAACTGGTTTAGTAATTGGAGGTTTAATTTGGAACATCTTCTTCCCTATTAACAAATCACTTTGGACAAGTTCTTATGTTTTATACACAGCCGGAATTGCAACCTTATGTTTAACACTTTTGTATTATATAATCGATATTCAAGGACATAAAAAATGGACGAAATTATTCCTGATTTGGGGCGTGAACCCGATGATCGTATTTTTCTTTTCTGGAATAATTCCGAGAGTTTTAAGTGGCATAAAAGTAGCCGATCCCGAAAAAGCTGGAGAAGAAATTGGACTTCAAGCGTATATATATAACCACGGAATTGTTCCTTGTTTTGAAAATCCTTTAAATGCATCACTCGCTTATGCCTTATCTTATGCTGTTTTCTGGTCGTTCATTTTATGGATTTTCTACAAAAAGAAACTGATTTTTAAAGTGTAA
- a CDS encoding PLP-dependent aminotransferase family protein: MDSPVEIPFKSFIQLKPEESTAIYLQLVFEFIKAIQTGFLPEGTKLPGTRILCKVLSVNRNTLIKAFQDLESQGWIETLPNKGTFILSQQKQKNKAEISISKEQNTTPDNIGFSFQRSTILESPIEISNLPYQFNDGMPDLRLVQTDVLARLYVSKLKRRKTSKTYEQIELRSHSNFKTHFSNYLNLTRGIRISTSNLLTTSSHEIALYLVTKVLITSGDKVIVASPGYYMSNMTLTNTGAQIISIPVNEDGIDTKRLKEICETTKIRVLYLTSNYHYPTTISLSAKKRIEVLELANQYGFVILEDDYDFEFHYDNNPVLPLAAFDSNQKVVYIGSFGKSLPSGFSYGFVAAPAEFIKELEKHQNILEPRIDVIKEQVLTEWITEGEVHRLSKKNKKIYKERRDHFVSILNEKLKGKIKFKVPPRGLAIWVEWLDHFNLIQFQKECSKHGLFLPKTILYQTKNLTATRLGFGHLEKEEMEKAVSILSKSLEIILEK; this comes from the coding sequence ATGGATAGTCCGGTTGAAATTCCTTTTAAAAGCTTTATTCAGCTTAAACCAGAAGAAAGCACTGCTATTTATCTGCAGCTTGTTTTTGAATTTATCAAAGCCATACAAACAGGGTTTCTTCCCGAAGGTACCAAACTTCCTGGCACTAGAATTTTATGTAAAGTGCTTTCTGTTAACCGAAACACTTTAATCAAAGCCTTTCAGGATTTAGAATCACAAGGCTGGATTGAGACACTTCCGAACAAAGGAACTTTTATTTTATCACAGCAAAAACAAAAAAACAAAGCTGAAATTAGTATTTCGAAAGAACAAAATACCACTCCAGACAATATTGGTTTCAGTTTTCAGCGTTCAACTATCCTTGAAAGTCCGATTGAAATCAGTAATCTGCCGTATCAATTTAATGATGGAATGCCCGATTTACGATTGGTTCAAACCGATGTTTTGGCTAGATTATATGTTTCGAAATTAAAAAGACGAAAAACCTCTAAAACTTACGAACAGATAGAACTTCGTTCGCATTCGAATTTTAAAACTCATTTTTCTAATTATCTGAATCTTACACGAGGAATTCGTATTTCGACTTCTAACCTTCTTACAACAAGCAGTCACGAAATCGCTTTGTATCTGGTTACAAAAGTGCTTATTACTTCAGGCGATAAAGTCATCGTAGCTTCGCCGGGATATTATATGTCAAACATGACGCTTACCAATACGGGAGCGCAGATCATTTCTATTCCGGTAAATGAAGACGGAATTGATACTAAACGATTAAAAGAAATTTGTGAAACGACCAAAATTCGAGTTTTATATTTAACATCCAATTATCATTATCCAACCACTATTTCGCTTAGCGCTAAAAAAAGAATTGAAGTTTTGGAATTGGCCAATCAATACGGATTTGTGATTCTAGAAGACGATTACGATTTTGAATTTCATTATGATAATAATCCTGTTTTGCCATTAGCTGCTTTTGACTCTAATCAGAAAGTGGTTTATATTGGTTCTTTCGGAAAATCATTACCATCAGGATTCAGTTACGGTTTTGTCGCCGCACCTGCCGAATTTATCAAAGAACTCGAAAAGCATCAAAACATCTTAGAACCCAGAATTGATGTTATAAAAGAACAGGTTTTAACCGAATGGATTACCGAAGGCGAAGTGCACCGTCTTTCTAAGAAAAATAAAAAAATCTATAAAGAACGTCGCGATCATTTTGTTTCAATTCTTAATGAAAAACTCAAAGGCAAAATCAAATTTAAAGTGCCACCAAGAGGATTGGCAATTTGGGTTGAATGGCTAGATCATTTTAATCTGATTCAGTTTCAAAAAGAATGTTCTAAACATGGTTTGTTTCTGCCAAAAACCATTTTATATCAAACCAAAAACCTCACCGCGACCCGTTTAGGATTTGGACATTTGGAGAAAGAAGAAATGGAAAAAGCCGTTTCTATTTTGAGTAAGAGTTTGGAAATAATTCTAGAGAAATAA
- a CDS encoding catalase — protein sequence MKNSKKTNQDNSDGKQNDLEQNKSNAENEFLTTNQGVKINDNNNSLKSGERGPSLLEDFILREKITHFDHERIPERIVHARGSGAHGYFELYNSMEKYTKAGFLNDKSIKTPVFVRFSTVAGSRGSTDLARDVRGFAVKFYTQEGIFDLVGNNMPVFFIQDAMKFPDLIHAVKAEPHNEIPQAASAHDTFWDFISLMPESMHMIMWVMSDRAIPRSLRMMEGFGVHTFRFINEKNESHFVKFHWKPKLGTHGVAWDEAQKISGKNSDFHKQDLWEAIEAGNFPEWELGVQIIPESDEHKFDFDLLDPTKLVPEELVPVTIVGKMVLNKNPDNFFAETEQVAFHPGHIVPGIDFSNDPLLQGRLFSYTDTQLSRLGSPNFHEIPINRTIAPMHNNQRDGHMRQEIAKGKVSYHPNSLGGGCPFQAKMDQGGFVSFNERVDAHKVRARSNSFSDHFSQAALFYNSQTPIEQDHIASALSFELGKVETVSIRERMLGLLNQVNTDLASKVAKNLGIPVPKNIEKPINHGVGADDEGNQEPTKVKPNVGSSDALSMLKNPTISNTIATRQIAFLCTDGVSADSIKVMKTALQNAGAKAVIIAPHLGTIVSAEGTEIPVDQTYKIAASVLFDGVFIPSGKGIANLSKIKEVKEFLNDSYHHCKFIAAEAEGVQVLKNNSDIKSKDPGVLTSENGADKLLATSFIKALGRHRFWEREKSL from the coding sequence ATGAAAAATTCAAAAAAAACAAATCAAGACAATTCTGATGGAAAACAGAACGATTTAGAACAGAATAAATCAAATGCCGAAAACGAATTTTTAACCACTAACCAAGGCGTTAAAATAAACGACAATAACAATTCTTTAAAGTCAGGAGAAAGAGGCCCTTCTCTTTTAGAAGATTTCATATTACGAGAAAAAATCACCCATTTTGATCACGAAAGAATTCCAGAACGTATTGTTCATGCACGAGGTTCGGGAGCGCATGGTTATTTTGAATTGTACAATAGCATGGAAAAATATACCAAAGCAGGCTTCTTAAACGATAAGAGTATCAAAACACCAGTTTTTGTTCGATTCTCGACTGTTGCTGGTTCTAGAGGATCTACCGATTTAGCTCGAGATGTTCGCGGTTTTGCTGTTAAATTTTATACGCAGGAAGGTATTTTTGATTTGGTCGGAAATAATATGCCTGTATTTTTTATTCAGGATGCCATGAAATTTCCAGACTTGATTCATGCTGTTAAAGCAGAACCGCACAATGAAATTCCGCAGGCTGCTTCGGCACATGATACCTTTTGGGATTTTATTTCGCTAATGCCAGAATCGATGCACATGATTATGTGGGTAATGAGCGATAGGGCGATTCCAAGAAGTTTAAGAATGATGGAAGGTTTTGGAGTGCATACTTTTAGATTTATTAATGAGAAAAATGAATCGCATTTTGTAAAATTTCATTGGAAACCAAAATTAGGCACACACGGAGTTGCTTGGGATGAAGCACAGAAAATATCAGGAAAAAATTCAGATTTTCATAAACAGGATTTATGGGAAGCCATAGAAGCAGGAAATTTTCCAGAATGGGAATTAGGGGTTCAGATTATTCCTGAAAGCGACGAACATAAATTTGATTTTGATTTACTTGATCCAACCAAATTAGTTCCAGAAGAATTGGTTCCTGTAACGATTGTCGGAAAAATGGTTTTGAATAAAAATCCAGATAACTTTTTTGCAGAAACAGAACAGGTGGCTTTTCACCCTGGACATATAGTTCCTGGAATTGATTTTTCAAATGATCCTTTATTGCAAGGCCGATTATTTTCGTATACTGATACGCAATTATCAAGATTAGGAAGTCCAAATTTTCACGAAATTCCAATTAATAGAACCATTGCGCCAATGCACAATAATCAGCGTGATGGACACATGCGTCAGGAAATTGCAAAAGGTAAAGTGAGTTATCATCCAAATTCTTTAGGAGGCGGATGCCCATTTCAAGCCAAAATGGATCAGGGCGGATTTGTAAGTTTTAATGAACGAGTAGATGCTCATAAAGTACGAGCGAGAAGCAACAGTTTTTCGGATCATTTTAGTCAGGCAGCGCTTTTTTACAACAGCCAAACGCCTATAGAACAAGATCATATTGCTAGTGCTTTGTCTTTTGAATTGGGAAAAGTAGAAACGGTTTCGATTAGAGAAAGAATGCTCGGACTTTTAAATCAGGTAAATACTGATTTAGCATCAAAGGTTGCTAAAAATTTAGGAATTCCAGTTCCGAAAAATATTGAAAAACCAATAAATCATGGGGTTGGAGCAGACGATGAAGGAAATCAAGAACCTACAAAAGTAAAACCAAATGTAGGGAGTTCAGATGCTTTGAGTATGCTTAAAAATCCAACCATTTCCAATACAATTGCAACTCGACAAATAGCTTTTTTATGTACGGATGGTGTAAGTGCAGATTCAATAAAAGTAATGAAAACGGCCTTGCAAAATGCAGGAGCAAAAGCCGTTATTATAGCACCGCATCTAGGAACTATTGTTTCTGCAGAAGGAACAGAAATTCCAGTAGATCAGACATATAAAATTGCGGCATCGGTACTTTTTGATGGCGTCTTTATTCCAAGTGGAAAAGGAATTGCAAATCTTTCGAAAATAAAAGAAGTAAAAGAGTTTTTAAATGATTCGTATCATCATTGTAAATTTATTGCAGCTGAAGCCGAAGGAGTACAGGTCTTAAAAAATAACAGTGATATAAAATCTAAAGACCCGGGAGTTTTGACAAGTGAAAATGGCGCAGACAAATTACTGGCTACTTCGTTTATAAAAGCTTTGGGAAGACATCGTTTTTGGGAAAGAGAAAAAAGTCTGTAA
- the ligD gene encoding DNA ligase D yields the protein MSLSKYHQKRDFKQTREPKGKVEKSINELIFVVQKHAASHLHYDFRLEMDGVLKSWAVPKGPSMDPDVKRLAMMVEDHPYSYKDFEGTIPEGNYGAGNVIVWDNGTYTSDEKTASDEKQLLSDLEKGRLSFVLKGKKLKGEFSLVKLHGKQENAWLLIKKNDKYASTEDILEKNKSVISKRSLEQLIQKSEKQASKTEEKTVEKKAVKKKTNPKTEKAEFLKPMLASVREKPFEDDEWVFENKYDGYRTIAVINAQQVDLFSRNQLSFTENFKPIAEELQQIDHNVVLDGEVVVENDAGKADFQLLQNYMKTGIGNLKYYVFDLLNLDGNLITELSLLERKELLKILFNKYSFSNVFYAEHTVGDGIQQFEKAVKNKTEGIIAKKSDSTYTVNRRSSNWLKIKTANEEEAIIIGITEPKNSRKYFGALLLGQYDGKKLHYIGKCGTGFTEAILKELYTKLKPHFIEKSPLDEKVPLRDPIQWVKPKVVCQVKFSEWTQDQHLRHPVYLGIRIDKKADEVNFNGNENGNNNSNKDSNLIEMGHLNKHKAENDYDLKIGKTTLHLTNQNKIYFPKDKITKGDIVHYYNEVSELILLYLKDRPESMNRFPNGIDSPSFYQKDVDVDKIPKWLKTKKIFSESNNADIDYLICNNKETLLYMANLGCIEMNPWNSTIKHIQNPDWLVIDLDPAKDDFKQVVQTALVVKEVLDELETECLCKTSGASGLHIYIPLGAQYDYDSIKILGELIAKEVQSRLPDITTVDRSIKKRNNKLYIDFLQNRRGQTLAAPYSVRPKPGATVSTPLEWSEVNDKLHPSQFTIKNVLKRFEKKGDLWKPVLSKGANIKKIIHKLENSQNS from the coding sequence ATGTCACTGTCTAAATACCATCAAAAAAGAGATTTTAAACAAACCCGTGAACCAAAAGGAAAAGTTGAAAAATCGATAAACGAATTGATTTTTGTCGTGCAGAAACATGCTGCATCGCATCTTCATTATGATTTCAGGCTAGAAATGGATGGTGTTTTAAAAAGCTGGGCAGTGCCAAAAGGTCCGTCAATGGATCCTGATGTAAAACGTCTCGCCATGATGGTCGAAGATCACCCTTACAGTTATAAAGATTTTGAAGGCACAATTCCAGAAGGAAACTATGGCGCTGGAAATGTAATTGTTTGGGATAATGGAACCTATACTTCGGATGAAAAAACAGCTTCTGACGAAAAACAATTATTAAGCGATTTAGAAAAAGGACGTTTGAGTTTTGTTCTAAAAGGCAAAAAACTGAAAGGCGAATTTTCTCTAGTGAAACTTCACGGAAAACAAGAAAATGCCTGGCTTTTAATCAAGAAAAATGACAAATATGCTTCTACTGAAGATATTTTAGAAAAAAATAAATCGGTTATTTCTAAAAGAAGTTTAGAACAGCTAATACAAAAATCTGAAAAACAGGCTTCAAAAACAGAAGAAAAAACGGTTGAGAAAAAAGCTGTAAAAAAAAAGACCAATCCAAAAACCGAAAAAGCTGAATTTCTAAAACCCATGCTAGCCAGCGTACGAGAAAAACCTTTTGAGGATGATGAATGGGTTTTCGAAAATAAATACGATGGCTATAGGACGATTGCTGTCATTAATGCGCAGCAGGTAGATCTATTCAGCAGAAATCAGCTTTCTTTTACTGAAAATTTCAAACCAATCGCCGAAGAATTACAACAAATAGATCATAATGTAGTTTTGGATGGCGAAGTTGTGGTAGAAAATGATGCTGGCAAAGCCGATTTCCAGCTGCTTCAAAACTATATGAAAACCGGAATCGGAAATCTTAAATATTATGTTTTTGATTTATTGAATTTGGATGGAAATCTGATTACCGAATTATCGCTTCTGGAACGAAAAGAACTGCTGAAAATTCTCTTCAATAAATATTCTTTTTCAAATGTTTTTTATGCTGAACATACCGTTGGCGACGGAATACAACAATTTGAAAAAGCGGTTAAAAACAAAACAGAAGGAATCATTGCCAAAAAATCTGATAGCACTTATACTGTAAATAGAAGAAGTTCCAACTGGCTTAAAATAAAAACCGCCAATGAAGAAGAAGCAATTATTATTGGAATCACAGAACCTAAAAATTCGAGAAAGTATTTTGGCGCTCTTTTACTTGGCCAATATGATGGCAAAAAGCTCCATTATATTGGCAAATGCGGAACTGGCTTTACAGAAGCAATCCTTAAAGAATTATACACTAAACTAAAACCGCATTTTATTGAAAAATCTCCGCTTGATGAAAAAGTTCCTTTGCGCGACCCGATTCAATGGGTAAAACCAAAAGTCGTCTGTCAGGTAAAATTTTCAGAATGGACGCAAGATCAACATTTGAGGCATCCGGTTTATCTCGGAATAAGGATTGATAAAAAGGCCGATGAAGTTAATTTTAATGGCAATGAGAATGGAAATAACAATAGCAATAAAGATTCTAATTTAATTGAAATGGGACATTTAAATAAACACAAAGCCGAAAATGATTATGATCTAAAAATTGGTAAAACGACTTTGCATCTCACTAATCAGAATAAAATTTATTTTCCAAAAGATAAGATTACAAAAGGCGATATTGTGCACTATTATAATGAAGTTTCAGAACTGATTTTGCTCTATTTAAAAGATCGACCAGAGTCGATGAATCGTTTCCCGAACGGAATTGATTCTCCAAGTTTTTATCAGAAAGATGTTGATGTTGATAAAATTCCGAAATGGCTTAAAACCAAAAAAATCTTCTCAGAATCCAACAATGCCGATATTGATTATCTAATCTGCAATAATAAAGAAACGCTGCTTTATATGGCCAATTTAGGCTGTATCGAAATGAATCCGTGGAACTCGACCATCAAACATATTCAGAATCCAGATTGGCTCGTAATTGATTTAGATCCTGCAAAAGATGATTTTAAGCAAGTGGTTCAGACGGCCTTGGTTGTAAAGGAAGTTTTAGACGAATTGGAAACCGAATGCCTCTGCAAAACTTCTGGAGCTTCTGGGCTTCATATTTACATTCCGCTTGGAGCACAATATGATTATGATTCTATAAAAATTCTGGGCGAATTGATTGCCAAAGAAGTGCAATCCAGACTTCCTGATATCACGACGGTTGATAGAAGCATCAAAAAGAGAAACAACAAATTGTATATCGATTTTTTACAAAACCGACGCGGACAAACTTTGGCGGCGCCGTATTCTGTTCGTCCAAAACCTGGCGCTACAGTTTCTACGCCTTTAGAATGGAGTGAGGTAAATGATAAACTGCATCCTTCGCAATTTACCATCAAAAATGTATTAAAGCGATTTGAGAAAAAAGGCGATTTATGGAAACCCGTTTTATCTAAAGGCGCCAATATTAAAAAGATTATTCACAAACTGGAAAATAGTCAAAACAGTTAA